A stretch of the Octopus bimaculoides isolate UCB-OBI-ISO-001 chromosome 8, ASM119413v2, whole genome shotgun sequence genome encodes the following:
- the LOC106868293 gene encoding mediator of RNA polymerase II transcription subunit 26 isoform X1: MQFSPIEIKERLTRALDEDNNVSDIPAVLEVIATLESYPITREALEQTRLGKLVNELRKKTTNDDLARRAKRLVRSWQKLISPPTDGTTVNGERINTNSPSPGMTVLTGSAGSMPVSPASLRFSPGLVKSSPCGIAVSSKNNSPCLRVNATPGTPRLHPTSLKVDPNGIQRSNISPKSVCPLRGVAPLTSTPKGPISPKTMCPRRAGLPSSLTPKQHSPSIPLSSTPKGNCPNGPFKNSASSDGRCENNLMSNQTYSPTRSTERNCMSKEKNSLSKVGSLHPGKCSPIINHSRDRINAGTLNDQKPTPKGKLSNRKRTCNDSGGAPPAKRSVPADKYVKDLHSKEKTVNGISRNVCQNLETLEKKKSGNVLPKSKSVMDNLFTYMSGDSNDSFKSSTSKRNLTFHAKQDKTKTSKVKTTAQLIAELRAKSGSTGSQLRGDIIDKLKRQPSPNSLDVRLKSGKHKARPMLSQTKTELVERFLKNSIRPNLKDESEYLELDPCRLLECDLPNGQTPMERSLGSSSSTAQEVSSNSNHLSLLEIYNSLPPLNLDKIDWDDDKYEVTEHTEPITDSNIDRLHNEYWSGVNGQWDSTGSWRDWTHTMSVESFEGSKLDLLPYVNID, from the exons GTTTCGGACATACCTGCTGTCCTGGAGGTTATTGCTACCTTGGAGAGTTACCCTATTACACGTGAAGCACTTGAG CAAACTAGATTGGGGAAATTGGTCAATGAACTCCGTAAAAAGACTACAAATGATGATCTGGCGCGGCGAGCCAAGAGACTGGTTCGGAGCTGGCAGAAACTCATCTCGCCACCAACAGATGGCACCACTGTCAATGGAGAACGGATAAATACCAATTCTCCAAGTCCAGGAATGACTGTTTTAACTGGATCTGCTGGCTCTATGCCAGTTAGTCCAGCATCCCTTCGTTTTTCCCCAGGCCTTGTGAAATCTAGTCCATGTGGAATAGCTGTGTCGAGCAAAAACAACTCTCCATGTTTACGAGTCAATGCAACACCAGGAACTCCAAGATTACATCCAACATCTTTGAAAGTTGATCCTAATGGTATTCAACGATCAAATATATCTCCTAAATCTGTTTGTCCTTTACGAGGTGTCGCACCATTAACGTCAACCCCTAAAGGACCGATATCCCCTAAAACTATGTGCCCTCGAAGGGCAGGCCTTCCTTCATCTTTAACTCCAAAACAACATAGTCCAAGTATACCATTATCTTCAACCCCTAAAGGTAATTGTCCGAATGGTCCCTTTAAGAACAGTGCCTCTTCTGACGGCCGTTGTGAAAATAATCTAATGAGTAATCAGACGTATAGTCCAACAAGAAGTACTGAGCGTAATTGTATGTCAAAGGAAAAAAACTCATTATCAAAAGTTGGTTCACTACATCCAGGGAAATGTTCTCCTATAATAAATCATTCCAGGGATCGCATTAATGCTGGCACATTGAATGATCAAAAACCTACACCCAAAGGTAAATTATCTAATAGAAAACGGACTTGTAACGATTCGGGTGGTGCACCTCCAGCCAAACGCTCAGTTCCTGCTGACAAATATGTTAAAGATTTACATTCAAAAGAAAAGACAGTTAATGGTATATCGCGTAATGTTTGCCAAAATTTGGAaactttagaaaagaaaaaatcaggCAATGTTTTGCCCAAATCCAAATCTGTGATGgacaatttatttacatatatgagtgGTGACAGTAATGACTCGTTTAAGAGCTCAACTAGCAAACGTAATTTGACTTTCCATGCAAAGCAAGATAAAACTAAAACCTCAAAAGTTAAGACTACAGCTCAGTTGATAGCAGAGCTGCGAGCTAAAAGTGGTTCTACTGGTTCACAACTAAGAGGCGATATTATAGATAAATTAAAGAGGCAACCGTCTCCTAACAGTCTAGATGTTCGATTAAAATCTGGCAAGCATAAAGCTAGGCCAATGTTGAGTCAGACTAAGACAGAACTTGTTGAAAGGTTTCTCAAAAATTCTATACGACCTAATCTAAAAGATGAATCAGAATATCTGGAACTTGACCCCTGTAGATTGCTGGAATGTGACTTGCCCAATGGCCAGACTCCTATGGAGAGAAGCTTGGGCTCTTCAAGTAGTACAGCACAAGAAGTCTCTTCCAATTCCAACCATTTGTCACTGTTAGAAATCTATAACTCTCTTCCACCTTTGAATCTTGATAAAATCGACTGGGATGACGATAAATATGAAGTGACAGAGCATACGGAACCTATCACTGATAGCAATATTGACAGGTTGCACAATGAATATTGGTCAGGTGTTAATGGCCAGTGGGATTCCACTGGTTCTTGGAGAGATTGGACTCACACTATGTCAGTAGAATCATTTGAGGGAAGCAAATTAGATTTATTACCTTATGTAAATATTGACTAA
- the LOC106868293 gene encoding uncharacterized protein LOC106868293 isoform X2: MTVLTGSAGSMPVSPASLRFSPGLVKSSPCGIAVSSKNNSPCLRVNATPGTPRLHPTSLKVDPNGIQRSNISPKSVCPLRGVAPLTSTPKGPISPKTMCPRRAGLPSSLTPKQHSPSIPLSSTPKGNCPNGPFKNSASSDGRCENNLMSNQTYSPTRSTERNCMSKEKNSLSKVGSLHPGKCSPIINHSRDRINAGTLNDQKPTPKGKLSNRKRTCNDSGGAPPAKRSVPADKYVKDLHSKEKTVNGISRNVCQNLETLEKKKSGNVLPKSKSVMDNLFTYMSGDSNDSFKSSTSKRNLTFHAKQDKTKTSKVKTTAQLIAELRAKSGSTGSQLRGDIIDKLKRQPSPNSLDVRLKSGKHKARPMLSQTKTELVERFLKNSIRPNLKDESEYLELDPCRLLECDLPNGQTPMERSLGSSSSTAQEVSSNSNHLSLLEIYNSLPPLNLDKIDWDDDKYEVTEHTEPITDSNIDRLHNEYWSGVNGQWDSTGSWRDWTHTMSVESFEGSKLDLLPYVNID, from the coding sequence ATGACTGTTTTAACTGGATCTGCTGGCTCTATGCCAGTTAGTCCAGCATCCCTTCGTTTTTCCCCAGGCCTTGTGAAATCTAGTCCATGTGGAATAGCTGTGTCGAGCAAAAACAACTCTCCATGTTTACGAGTCAATGCAACACCAGGAACTCCAAGATTACATCCAACATCTTTGAAAGTTGATCCTAATGGTATTCAACGATCAAATATATCTCCTAAATCTGTTTGTCCTTTACGAGGTGTCGCACCATTAACGTCAACCCCTAAAGGACCGATATCCCCTAAAACTATGTGCCCTCGAAGGGCAGGCCTTCCTTCATCTTTAACTCCAAAACAACATAGTCCAAGTATACCATTATCTTCAACCCCTAAAGGTAATTGTCCGAATGGTCCCTTTAAGAACAGTGCCTCTTCTGACGGCCGTTGTGAAAATAATCTAATGAGTAATCAGACGTATAGTCCAACAAGAAGTACTGAGCGTAATTGTATGTCAAAGGAAAAAAACTCATTATCAAAAGTTGGTTCACTACATCCAGGGAAATGTTCTCCTATAATAAATCATTCCAGGGATCGCATTAATGCTGGCACATTGAATGATCAAAAACCTACACCCAAAGGTAAATTATCTAATAGAAAACGGACTTGTAACGATTCGGGTGGTGCACCTCCAGCCAAACGCTCAGTTCCTGCTGACAAATATGTTAAAGATTTACATTCAAAAGAAAAGACAGTTAATGGTATATCGCGTAATGTTTGCCAAAATTTGGAaactttagaaaagaaaaaatcaggCAATGTTTTGCCCAAATCCAAATCTGTGATGgacaatttatttacatatatgagtgGTGACAGTAATGACTCGTTTAAGAGCTCAACTAGCAAACGTAATTTGACTTTCCATGCAAAGCAAGATAAAACTAAAACCTCAAAAGTTAAGACTACAGCTCAGTTGATAGCAGAGCTGCGAGCTAAAAGTGGTTCTACTGGTTCACAACTAAGAGGCGATATTATAGATAAATTAAAGAGGCAACCGTCTCCTAACAGTCTAGATGTTCGATTAAAATCTGGCAAGCATAAAGCTAGGCCAATGTTGAGTCAGACTAAGACAGAACTTGTTGAAAGGTTTCTCAAAAATTCTATACGACCTAATCTAAAAGATGAATCAGAATATCTGGAACTTGACCCCTGTAGATTGCTGGAATGTGACTTGCCCAATGGCCAGACTCCTATGGAGAGAAGCTTGGGCTCTTCAAGTAGTACAGCACAAGAAGTCTCTTCCAATTCCAACCATTTGTCACTGTTAGAAATCTATAACTCTCTTCCACCTTTGAATCTTGATAAAATCGACTGGGATGACGATAAATATGAAGTGACAGAGCATACGGAACCTATCACTGATAGCAATATTGACAGGTTGCACAATGAATATTGGTCAGGTGTTAATGGCCAGTGGGATTCCACTGGTTCTTGGAGAGATTGGACTCACACTATGTCAGTAGAATCATTTGAGGGAAGCAAATTAGATTTATTACCTTATGTAAATATTGACTAA